The DNA region CAGCGGCGAAATCGATTATGTGGAAGTTTTGGCTTATCCGGAACTCGTTCCCCTTCCGGAGATCAGGGGCCGGGTCATCCTGGCCGTGGCCGTGAAATTTTCCAACGCCCGCCTGATCGACAATATCGTCCTTGAAACTGCGGAGTGAAAAAGGGGGTGTCTTGATGCTGCGGGAAATGATGCACGCGAAACTGCACCGGGCGACGGTGACGGAGGCCAATTTGAACTATGTCGGCAGCATCACCATCGACCAAGATTTGCTCGATGCCGTGGGGATGTATCCCCATGAAAAGGTGCAGGTGGTGAACAATTCGAACGGCGCCCGGTTCGAGACCTATATTATTCCCGGCAAGCGGGGAAGCGGCGTGATTTGCCTGAACGGGGCCGCCGCGAGGCTCGTCCAGCCGGGGGACCGGATCATCATCATCGCCTACGCCCTGCTCAATGAAGAGGAGATCAAAAACCATTCCCCGAAAGTCGCCATCCTGGATGAAAACAACCGGATTGAACGGATCATCGCGGAAGAGCCGGCGGGTTTCGCGGTGTAGACCGGGAAGGAAAACTGCCGCAGAGGCCGCAAAACAAAAAAGCCGCCAGCAGCATGAAAAACCCCGGAACAAATAGGAAAACTGCCTCAAAGGCCGCAAACTCCCCTTGGGGCAGTTTTTCTTTTCGGATACGGCCGGTTTTCTTGCGGGAAGTTTATTGCGCAGGTTCAGGTGTTATGTATAAAATAATCAAAGGAGATGTTTGTTACGAATTCGTAACTCTTTTCAGTTTCTATGTTAAACTTTTTTAAGGAGATGTTTCCAAAAAATTTTTGGCCGTCTGTTCCGCTTTCCGGGGAACGGACTTTCCAATGCTTGGGCGAAGGAGGATTTTTTTGAGGGAAGAAAAGGAAAAGATCCAGCGATTGGCGACCGTGAAGGTGAAATATTCCGAAGAAATGTATAAAATCGTCGACCTGTTAAACCGGACGCTGAAGAGGGACGACTACATGTTCGGCCTGGCCCTCGACAAGGAGGATCCTACGAAGGCCATTTTTTCCATTTACAAGACTTGAAATGAAGGGATTCAAATTGAAAAAAGCGCTCTTATACGGTCTTTTCCTCGTTGTCCTTTTCATCCTTGGCCTTGCGGCCTATGTTTATCAATCGGCGTCCAACCCCTTGCGGGCGGAGGAGGAAAGCGCCCTGGAAAGGGCCCTGGCAGAAACCCCCCTGGTCAAGGCGGAGAAGGTCGACTGGTTCCATTATCTGGACCAATATGTGGTCATTAAAGGGAAAAACAGGGATGGGGAAAATATCATCGTTTGGGTTCCGAAAGCGAAAGATAAAGACATCACGGTGAAAAAGGAAAGCGAAGGCTTGACGGAGCGGGAAGCGCTGGCCATGGTCCGGGAAGGGCTGGCCTTGAAAGATGACCAGCGGCCGAAGGAGATCGTCCGGGTGAAGTTGGGAATGATTGAAAACACGCCGGTTTACGAGATCAGCTATATCGACCAAAAAGGGCGGTACAGCTTTTTATACATCGACTTTTATGAAGGGAACTGGTACCGGGTGTACAATTTATGAGCGTTCCCTGCGGTTTGTCGAAACTCGGAACAGCAAGCTTCAATGGATGGAGGTTAAAAGGATGAAGACGACGATCGCGGAAGTGAAACATCATGTCGGACAGGAGGTGACCATCGGGGCCTGGCTGGCCAACAAAAGATCCAGTGGGAAAATATCCTTTTTGCAGCTCCGGGACGGGACCGGGTTCATCCAAGGGGTGGTGGAAAAAAAGAACGTCCCGGAAGAAGTGTTCCAGCTGGCCAAGTCCCTTCCCCAGGAGTCATCCGTATACATAACCGGGACCGTTCATGCCGATGAACGTTCCCCGTACGGCTATGAGCTGGCGGTCACCGACATCCGGGTGATCCATCTGGCGAAGGATTATCCGATCACGCCGAAAAACCACGGGACGGAATTTTTGATGGATCACCGTCACCTGTGGCTCCGGTCGAGACGCCAACATGCCATCATGAAGATTCGGGACGAGATCATTCATGCCACCGTTGAATTTTTCCGCAAGAACGGTTTCGTCAAGGTGGATGCGCCCATTTTGACCGGCAGCGCCCCGGAAGGGACGACCGAATTGTTCCATACGAAATATTTCGACGAAGACGCCTATCTTTCCCAGAGCGGGCAGCTGTACATGGAAGCGGCGGCAATGGCCCTGGGCAAGGTCTATTCCTTCGGCCCGACCTTCCGCGCGGAAAAATCGAAAACCCGCCGCCACCTGATCGAATTTTGGATGGTTGAGCCGGAGATGGCGTTCTGTTCCTTCGAGGAAAACTTGCAGGTGCAGGAAAACTATGTTTCCTATCTCGTCCAATCGGTATTAAACAATTGCCGCCAGGAATTAAAAACATTGGAACGGGATGTCTCCAAGCTGGAGAAGGTGACCCCGCCTTTCCCGCGGATAACCTATGACGAGGCGATCAAGCTGCTCCATGAACAGGGATTCGACGACATTCAATGGGGCGACGATTTCGGGGCGCCCCACGAAACGGCGATCGCCAATTCCTTTGACAAGCCGGTGTTCATCACCCATTATCCGAAGGCGATCAAACCCTTTTACATGGAGCCGGATCCCGAACGGAAAGAAGTGGTCCTTTGCGCCGATTTGATCGCCCCGGAAGGATACGGGGAGATCATCGGCGGTTCGGAACGGATCCACGACTACGATCTGCTGAAACAGCGGATCGAAGAATTCGGCCTGCCTTTGGAAGCCTATGAATGGTACCTCGACTTGCGCCGCTACGGCTCCGTTCCCCACTCCGGCTTCGGCTTGGGACTGGAGCGGACGGTGGCCTGGATCGCCGGTATCGAACACGTCCGGGAAACCATTCCGTTCCCGCGGCTGTTAAACCGGATCTATCCGTGACGGTCCGGAAGGGGGGCCGTCCAATGACACAGGATCCCGCGGGCGCCCCCTTTTGTTTTTCTTCGGAAAATTCCTTGCGGGAAATTTTTCGCGTCCTGCTCCCGGGACGCTGACGAGGGCACTTCCGGCGGCGCCCGTTCCGGGCGCGGCCGGTTTAAGATCTTGCCGCGCGGATGAAGTCCGAGAAATTTTCGTATAAACACGGGCGGCAAAACTTCCCCTTTTCCGGAAGGTTCTGTTTCCCGGACGGGGTACCGGATCTGACACATACATGAGGATGCGGTCTGTGCATACGTGAATGGATCCGCTTCCAATTCCATGCAAATTTTACGAATGAAAGGGAAGAGATTATGGCCTGCGAAAACCAAAAAATCGCGGCGTTTTTCCTGTTTGAGGGAAATGCGGAAGAGGCAATGAATTTTTACACGGAATTGTTTGACGATGCAAAAATCGTTCACCTCGTCCGTTACGGGCCGAATGAAGGCGGCGAGGAAGGAAAGGTGATGCGCGGCGCTTTTTCCTTGAAGGGGCAGCTTTTTATGTGCACGGACAGCAATATCAAGCATGATTTCACCTTCACCCCGTCGGTTTCGCTGTTCGTCACCTGCGAGACGGAAGAGGAAATTGACCGGCTTTTTGCCGGATTATCCGAGGGCGGACAAGTCCTCATGCCCCTTGCCCAATACCCGTTCAGCCCCAAATTCGCCTGGGTTCAGGACCGGTTCGGCCTCTCTTGGCAGCTGAGCCTGGAAACGGGGGACGCGGGCGCGTGACCCGGACTTTCATTCATCAATATGGGGATGAATATCCGGCAAGCGGGCGAATGACCTCGCTTCCTTTCTCCGGGCCGTACGGTCCGGTTTTTTTTTCGGCCGGAAGGTTCTTGGGAAAAATTTATGAAGTTTTTCAAGACGGATTGACCGGCCTTTTCGTCCGTTCGTCCAATATCATGGAAAAATCGTCCGTTCCCGCCGGGATGTCCAAAATTATAACTTTTTGTCCATCAATTTGAGTTTTTTGTTCAACATGGAAAAAAATTTGTCCAACATGGAAGAAAAAATAACCATCATCCCGGAAAATATGTCCATCACCGCAGGAAAAATGTCCATCATCAATGGGCGGAAATTCTCATCCCGGAAAAGGAGAAACGGTTTTCGTCTTTCCCCCGGCATGTTAAAATGGAAAGAAACCGCACCGGTTTTCCCGATCGGCGCAGATCTTTCCGTAGAAGAAAGGGGGATTGGCTATGTTTTGTCCGGTTTGCGACAATGTCCGCATGAAGGAGATCGAGAAAAATCATGTTCTGATCGATATTTGCCCGAATTGCAAAGGGATTTGGCTCGACCGCGGGGAACTGGAAAAGATTATCCAAGGCATGCAGGAAGACCAAAAATATTTCGAACGGCATTCCAAAGCTTACGGCGATGACGATCCCGACTACGTTTTCCGCCACGGGGATGATGACT from Caldibacillus debilis DSM 16016 includes:
- the panD gene encoding aspartate 1-decarboxylase, coding for MLREMMHAKLHRATVTEANLNYVGSITIDQDLLDAVGMYPHEKVQVVNNSNGARFETYIIPGKRGSGVICLNGAAARLVQPGDRIIIIAYALLNEEEIKNHSPKVAILDENNRIERIIAEEPAGFAV
- a CDS encoding YpmA family protein — translated: MLGRRRIFLREEKEKIQRLATVKVKYSEEMYKIVDLLNRTLKRDDYMFGLALDKEDPTKAIFSIYKT
- a CDS encoding cell wall elongation regulator TseB-like domain-containing protein gives rise to the protein MKKALLYGLFLVVLFILGLAAYVYQSASNPLRAEEESALERALAETPLVKAEKVDWFHYLDQYVVIKGKNRDGENIIVWVPKAKDKDITVKKESEGLTEREALAMVREGLALKDDQRPKEIVRVKLGMIENTPVYEISYIDQKGRYSFLYIDFYEGNWYRVYNL
- the asnS gene encoding asparagine--tRNA ligase, whose translation is MKTTIAEVKHHVGQEVTIGAWLANKRSSGKISFLQLRDGTGFIQGVVEKKNVPEEVFQLAKSLPQESSVYITGTVHADERSPYGYELAVTDIRVIHLAKDYPITPKNHGTEFLMDHRHLWLRSRRQHAIMKIRDEIIHATVEFFRKNGFVKVDAPILTGSAPEGTTELFHTKYFDEDAYLSQSGQLYMEAAAMALGKVYSFGPTFRAEKSKTRRHLIEFWMVEPEMAFCSFEENLQVQENYVSYLVQSVLNNCRQELKTLERDVSKLEKVTPPFPRITYDEAIKLLHEQGFDDIQWGDDFGAPHETAIANSFDKPVFITHYPKAIKPFYMEPDPERKEVVLCADLIAPEGYGEIIGGSERIHDYDLLKQRIEEFGLPLEAYEWYLDLRRYGSVPHSGFGLGLERTVAWIAGIEHVRETIPFPRLLNRIYP
- a CDS encoding VOC family protein yields the protein MACENQKIAAFFLFEGNAEEAMNFYTELFDDAKIVHLVRYGPNEGGEEGKVMRGAFSLKGQLFMCTDSNIKHDFTFTPSVSLFVTCETEEEIDRLFAGLSEGGQVLMPLAQYPFSPKFAWVQDRFGLSWQLSLETGDAGA
- a CDS encoding TFIIB-type zinc ribbon-containing protein, whose product is MFCPVCDNVRMKEIEKNHVLIDICPNCKGIWLDRGELEKIIQGMQEDQKYFERHSKAYGDDDPDYVFRHGDDDWKHKGDAYYGKYGKHGHPKKKKKNFMFEIFEDLF